The Hominilimicola fabiformis genome segment GATATATATGACGCTGACCAACTTCTATTTTTGCAAGTGCACTACGTGTTATGTCACACCCTCTAACTTGCAGTTTTGCAGATAATTCCTCTTGTGTAATCTTTCTTTTTTCACGAATACTTCGGATTTTATTTCCTATTTTTTTCTCATATAATGCGTCCATATTTCACCCCGTCAAAATGCACTAATATAAGTACAAAACTATTGACTTCATTGTAGCATTGTGTTATAATAATTTTGCACCTATATAGGTGCAAAATATACATATATGGAGGGAACACTTATGAAAAAATGTCCTAAATGCTCAAAAGAATTTACTGATGATATTGTTTACTGCACTGCTTGCAATACACCGTTAGAGAAAGTTGAGCAAACAACAAATACCGACACAAAAAACACTCAATCAGAAACCGCCTATACTCAATCGACTCAAACACCGCAACAAAACACACAAACAACAGACACATCACCTATACAACAAGTTCCTCAAGGGAATAATAATCCAAATAAAAAATACATTATCACAATTATAATTGCGGCTATTATCATTATTATTCTTTTATTTACAAAATGTTCTTCATCTGACGAACCAACCCAAAAAGATTCAACTGTTGTCACAACAGCACCTGTCACCGAACAACAGTCGGCAACACCCGTACCTATTGCTACTCCCACTCCGGAACCTCTGCCAACACCGACACCTGCTCCCGTTGCAAAGGAATTTATAAGAGAAAATTATGGTTATGTTGACTACAAAGAACTTGCAAGGAATCCTGACCCATATAAAGGAAAAAGCCTTACATATAGCGGTAAAGTCATTCAAGTTATAGAAGGTGATACTGAAACTCAACACAGAATTGCTGTGAACGGAGATTATGACAACGTTATATATGTTGCTTATCCGAAAAATATAGTAACATCAAGAATTCTTGATGATGATTATGTAACGGTTTACGGAACTTCTTTAGGACTTTATTCTTATCAATCGACTATGGGCGGAAAAATCACAGTTCCTGCATTGTATCTTGATAGAATAGAATTACAACAATAAAACTTTTATCAAAAAAAGAGAAGCCATTGACTTCTCTTTTTTACTATTCACCATACTTAACCCCTTGATATGTATCGCGTTTAACCATAAGTTTATCAATTTCATTAAGCACTACAAATTTCTTCAAACTCCACAGCGGACCTACAAGCGAATCACGTCCGCCGTCACCGGTAAGTCGTTGTATAACCGTTTCTTCCGAAAAAACTTCAAGCTGATTTACTATCGTTTCAACGTAATCTTCAAGAGTCATAAGTTCAAACTCACCTCTTGCGTACATATCTGCAAGGCGCGTATTTTTCAAAACGTGCAGTAAATGCAATTTCACGCAATGCGGATTTAGTTTCGCCACCGCCTTTGCACTTTCAAGCATCATATCTGTCGTTTCACCCGGCAAGCCGTCAATAAGATGTACGCACACATTTATATTTCTATCCTGTAATTTTTTATAACCGTCCAAAAACTCCGCATATGTATGGCAGCGATTAATCTTTTCACCGGTTTCGTCAAAAACAGTCTGCAAGCCGAGTTCGGTCACAAGATATGTTCTTTCGTTCAATTCCGACAAATAATCAAGCACATCATCTTCAAGGCAATCCGCACGCGTCGCAATACTTATCCCAACCACGTTATCCTGTTTCAGCACGGGTTCAAACCTTTCACGCAACACGCTTGCAGGTGCATATGTATTTGTATGTGCCTGAAAATACGGAATATACTTAGCCTCGTGCCACTTTTTATGCATACGCTCCTTGACTTCCTCAAACTGCGTAAGAATATTATGTGACGGATCACCGGCAAAATCACCGCTGCCGCTTGACGAACAATATATACACCCTCCGACGCCCTTTTTACCGTCGATATTCGGGCATGTAAAACCGCCGTTTAACGCCACCTTAAACACCTTACCGCCGAATTTCCGCTGAAGATGATAGTTCCATGTATGATATCTTTTATTGTCGTTTGAATACTTAAATTTATTCTCCATAATTTTCTCCATAAACAAAGGGACTGTAGAAAAAACATAATTTTTCTACAGTTCCTTTTAGGGTTCTGAAATTTTTTATTACTTCTTCAATTCAAATGAGTTACAGTCTGTACATTCAACCATTGTAGGATTAGCCTCGTGCGTACCCACTTGAATACTTGAAAGTGAACAATAATCTGCTGAATCACAGTGATTTGCACACTGTGTTACAGTACATTTAATACTTTCGTTCTTTTCGCCGTTACAACATGCCATGATATTTTACCTCCATAAAATAATATTTAATACCGCCCCTGCGGCACATAAATATTATTTGCAGTTAGGTTTAAAATATCACAGGAAAATCATACTAATTTTCAAGCAAGTTTGAAACTGCCGTAAGTGTGATTTCGTTGTCTTTTCTGTCGGCGGTGATCACACAGCCCGATGTAATCTGACCTGTAAGCGACAAGATTGAAAGTTTATCCTCCAAAAGTTTTTGGATTGCTCTCTTAAGCGGTCTTGCACCGTATCGCTTATCGTAACCCTTTTCCAAGATAAGCTCCTTCGCTTCATCGGTAACAACAAGTTTTGCGTCTTTTTCCGCAAGTTTTGCGTGGATATCCTTTAGCAATAGGTCAATAATCTGTCTTAGATTTTCCTTTGTAAGCGGTTTGAATGTTACAATTTCGTCAATTCTGTTAAGGAATTCAGGCTTAAAGAACTGTTTTAAACTCTTATCCACATTATCGTCAAGTTTAACTTCATCATTCGAGTTAAACCCTGCCGCCGCCGACTTAAATTCAGAGCCAGCATTTGTTGTCATTATAATAATGGTATTTTCAAAATTAACTATTTTACCGTGACTGTCCGCAACACGTCCGTCATCAAGAATTTGCAAGAACAAATTAAACACTTCAGGGTGTGCTTTTTCGATTTCGTCAAGCAATATTACGGAATACGGCTTTCTTCTAACCTTTTCTGTAAGCTGACCGGCATCATCATATCCGACATATCCCGGAGGTGAGCCGATTAATTTCGAAACCGAATGTTTCTCCATATATTCCGACATATCAATTCTGATAAGTGATTCTTCGTTATCAAACATAACTTCCGCAATCGTCTTAACAAGTTCTGTTTTTCCGACACCTGTCGGGCCTGCAAATATAAACGATACAGGACGTTTTCTTGTAGTAATATCGGCTCTGCCGCGTCTTATCGCACGCGAAACAGCCTCAACAGCCTCATTCTGACCGATAACCCGCTCATGAATACGCGATTCAAGATTAAGAAGTTTTGTAGATTCGTCCTCCGTCAAGCGATGTACGGGAATTTTTGTCCACCCCTCGATAACAGCCGCAATATCGTCAAACGTAATCTCTGCTTTTTTAGCCTCGTTTTCAGCCGTTTCAATGTCTTTTTCAACTTTAAGTTTTTCTGTTTTTAAGTTGGCTATTTTTTCAAAATCGCCATCATCGGTAGCCGTTTCAATATCTTCCTCTATGACATCAAGTCTGTCCTCCAACAATTTAACGTCATAAAGTGCCTTATTTTTAAGATTTACTCTTGAACCTGCTTCGTCTATTACGTCAATAGCCTTGTCAGGCAAAAATCTGTCTGTTATATATCTTTCCGACAACCTTACCGCCTGTTCAATTATATCGTCAGAAATTTTTACAGAATGGTAATTTTCGTAATAATCCTTAATACCTTTCAAAATCTCGATACTTTCGTCAATAGAAGGCTCGTCGATAAGAACAGGTTGGAAACGTCTTTCAAGTGCGGAATCCTTTTCTATATGTTTTCTGTACTCTGTAAGAGTTGTCGCACCGATTATCTGAATTTCACCTCTTGCAAGTGCCGGCTTCAGAATATTCGCCGCACTCATTGCCCCTTCTGCGTCACCTGCCGCAACGATATTATGAATTTCATCAATTACAAGTACAACGTTACCTCTTTCGGCAGCCTCGTTTAAAAGACTTTTCAGTCTTGCCTCAAACTGTCCTCTGAACTGCGTACCTGCCACAAGTGCCGTAAAATCAAGCAAATAAAGCTGATATTCAAAAAGTTTAGGCGGAACATTCTTTTCATATATTCTGCAAGCCAAGCCCTCTGCAACGGCAGTTTTACCTACACCCGGCTCACCCAAAAGAACTGGATTATTCTTTGAACGTCTGTTCAAAATCTGAATTACACGTTCAATCTCCGCATCTCTGTTTACAACTCTGTCAACCTCGCCTCTTGCGGCTTTTTCGGTAAGATTTGTGCCGTAAGTATCAAGCATGGTCTTTTTCTGTTTTTTCTTCGACTGCTTTTTGTCTTTCGACTTTTTATTCTCCTCGGTACTTTCGTCACTGTTTGAGTTAGAGCCAAGATTATTAAAGAAATCTTTAAACGCATCAAGAGGAGCGGTAGCCGCACCGCCTTCGTCGTCCTCACCGCCCGAAATCTGTCCGAGCATTTCCGACAAATCGCCGTCCATACCAGGCATACCTTCCATACTCTCCATAAATTCGGACATCTGATTATTTATATTTTCAAGTTCTTCGTCAGACACACCGAAATTATCTATCATTTGATTAATCGGAGCAATCCCCAGCTCTTTTGCACATGACAGACAAAGTCCTTCGCTTGTGGTCTTTCCGTTTTCCATTTTTGTAATGAAGAAAACCGCAGGGTTTTTCTTACATTTTGCACATAATGTCATCACTTTTTTCCTTTCTATATATCTTAAAACGGTTTTACCGCTGAAAATACACAATTTTTGAAGTTATTATACCATATCAATCTAAAATTTTAAACCCCTTTTTAAGTATGTTTACAAATATTTCACTTTTCGCGAAAATAATTGGAATATATTGTAAATTTATTTCATATACTTTATATATATAATTAATTTCACAAAAAGGACAAGTTTTATTATGAATACACAACAGTTAAAAAACAGTAAATGTATAGCGGTTTCAAACTATACCCGCCGTCAAAAATCTTCACGTCTGAAAGGCGAGCTTATAGCATTCTTTTCAGTATTATCTATTATATGCACCTGCCTTTATATTATAATTTCATCTCTGCCATACTAAAAAATTACCCATATATAATTTATTTATTTAGAAATAATTATAGAATTTGCAAAAAATATCATAAATATATTGCTTTTTTCAGCCAAAGATAGTAAAATAGGCTATGAATATTTTATAGGGGGTAATTTAATGTCAGACGGCAGTATGTTTTTGACTGTATTTAGCATAATTTTACAGGTATTTTCTTTGTCAATCGGTATTTACTATCTTATAGTCGGAATTACGGGATTTTTGCCGATAAAAGACAAGAATAAGAAAATTTCCGACAAAACACATAAATTTGCACTTATAATATCTGCACATAATGAGGAAGTCGTTATCGGTAATATGGTTGAATCTTTGAAACAGCTTGACTATCCCGATGACGCATATGATATTTTTGTAATTGCCGATAATTGTGACGACAATACCGCAAAAGCGGCTGAAGATGCCGGTGCACTTGTATATGTAAGAAACGTTCCGGAGCTTAGAGGTAAGGGACACGCGCTTGAATGGATGTTCGACAAGCTTTATAAAATGGACGAACAATACGACTATATATCGGTATTTGACGCGGACAACCTTGTTGATAAAAATTATCTAAAAGCTATGAATGAACGTGCAAATCAAGGCTTTAAGGTTGTTCAAGGTTTCCTTGACAGCAAAAACCCATACGATTCTTGGATTACGGCAGCTTATTCATTCTGTTTTTGGAGTGTAAACCGTATATTTCAGCTTTCAAGATACAAACTCGGTCTTTGCTGTGAACTTTCGGGTACAGGCTTTATAATCGCACTTGACACTTTAAAGAAACTCGGTTGGGGTGCAACCTGTCTTACGGAAGATATGGAATTTACAATGAAACTTTCTCTTAACGACACACGTGTGGCATTCGCTTACGACGCTGTTGTTTACGACGAAAAACCTTTGACCTTAAAACAGTCGTGGCGTCAGAGAGTTCGTTGGATGCAAGGACATTGTGACGTTGCATCAAGATATTTCTTTAAACTTATCAAAAAAGGCATTAAAGAGAGAAAACTTTCGTGTATTGACTGTGCTGTATATCTTGTTCAGCCGATAAGAATTATCGCAACAGGTATCATTACATTCTTCGCATATGCACAAACATTTCACCCCGACGGTGACTTAGGATTCATTCAGCTTTCATACATATTCGGTAATTCGTGGCTGTGGAACGTAATCGTTATTTTGCAGTTCTGCTATACACCGTTCGTTATATGGTATGAACGCCGCGAATTTAAGCCAAAAATGGTATTTTACTACTTCACATATATTTTGTATAACTTCACTTGGGTGCCTATCGCAATTCAAGGTATGATCGGTAAAAACAAAACCGAATGGTCACATACAAAACATACTCGCACAATTTCTATGGAAGAGTTAAATCGTTTAAACAGTAAATAATATATTTTAAAAACCGCTTTATGCGGTTTTTTTATTGCCCCAAACGCTTGACGTATTATTGCATTTATTGTATAATAAATCTTATAGAGAGAAAAGCAGTGCGTGGCAGTCAAATTGTATGATTTGCTATTGTTTTTCGGAAAAATAATTAAATATTTAATTAATGGAGGAAGAGAGTAATGTTAGTTGAAACAAAGGCTAAAGTAGGCGTATTTTCTATTGCATTAGGAGCTTATCTACCTCAGTTCCCATCATTGGTACCTGAATTTGAAGCTCAATACGATGCGTTCAAGAAAACACTTCCTGACACTGTCGAAATAATCGACGGCGGAATGGTAACAACAAAGGAGCAGTCACAAGCAGCAGGAGATTTATTCCGTGCCGCAGACGTTGACTTGGTATTTCTTCAGTTACTTACATATGCAACATCATACAATATGCTACCGGCAGTAAAAGACCTTGATGTACCGGTTGTTCTTGTAAATATTCAAAAGCTAAAGGCTTTGGATTATGACCACACTGATATAGCGTCATGGCTTGGCGAAGGTTATGCCTGCGGTGCAGTCGGCGAAATGGTTGCAGACCTTGAAAGATACGGCAAAAGACACGCTGTAATCACAGGCGTTGTTGAAGGCGGCGACCCTGGTGTACAGGCTGAAATCGACGATTGGTGCCGTGCAGCTCAGGTTAGAAGAAGATTCAGAGATACAAATATCGCTCAAATCGGCAGACCTTATCCGGGTATGATGGACCTTTACATTGACGAATCAAACCTATACAGAAGAATGCACCTATATACAAAGCAGTTCGACTGGGAAAAGATGTGGGCAATCGCTGACAACATCACAGACGAAGATGCAATTCGTGCAAAGGCTCAAGATATTCTTGATACATTCGACATCGAAGGCGGCGGAAGTATCGAAGAAGTTTGGGATATGGCTAAATACGTTGTTGCTTTTGAGCAATGGGTTAAGGACGAACATCTTGGCTTAATCGCATCTCACTATGACGGTTACGCTCAAGGTAAAGCCGGCGTACTTGACAGTATGCTTATCCCTGCATTCTCAATGCTTATTAAGCAAGGTACAGCTTGTGCCGTTGAGGGTGATATGAAAGTTGCTATGGCTATGAGTATCCTAAAGACTATCTCAGGTACAGGTCAGCTTGCTGAAATGTATTCAATCGACTTTAACGACGATATTGCAATCATCGGTCACAGCGGTTCGGGTGATGCTGATATTTCAGATAAAAAACCTACAATGAAGATTGTTAAGGTATTCCACGGTAAAACAGGCGGCGGTTACCTTACTCAATTCTATCCGTACACAGGTCCTGTTACTTATCTTGCAATTACACAAGACGGTGACGGTCACTTTAAGTTTATCGTTGCAGAGGGCGTAAATGAAGAAGGTAAGATTCTTTCATTCGGTGATACAAATATGAGAACACGTTTCACTTGCGGAGCAAGAGAATTTGTAAACCGTTGGAGCGAATGCGGTCCTACTCACCACTTTGCAGCCGCTACAGGCAGACATATCGATACAATCTTAAAGGTTGCTAAAATCTTTAATGTTCCTGTTGACATCGTAACAAGATAAATAAAACATATAAAAGCAAGCTATTCACGTGGCTTGCTTTTTTTGTACATTTAATATGAAATTATTGCTTTAAAGTTTAATATGTGTTAGAATAAAAAAAGGAGGTAGAGCCATATGTCAAAATACGAAGAAAAAATAACAGATAATTCACTTTGGTACACCGCCACCCCTACCCCGCTTACATTGACATTGCCTTTTTACATAACCGAGGCAGGTCATTTTCGTGCAGAGGCTGATTATAAAGTGGAACGTGACGAACACGACAGTTATCTTTTATTGTACACAATAAAAGGCAGCGGTACGGTTGTGAGTGACAAAGTTTCTTTGGCCGCTCTTCCTCACAATGCCGTTATGATAAATTGTCATAATTATCATAAATACTTTTCAAATAACGAAGAATGGGAATTTATATGGATTCATTTAAAAGGCAGTGCAGTGGCGGCAATGTTTGATATTCTCTACCCTAACGCGGTAAATATTATTTCCGTAAAAGACTTTTTGAGTTTTGAACAACAGCTGTCGGAGCTTATATGTAACGTAACAAAAAATGATGTTCTCAGCAGTATTTCCACTTCTTCGCAAATACATGATGTTCTGAATACACTTGTTATTTACACAATCGAAAATGAGCAAAAAAGTCAAAAACGTCAACATTCGGATGATATTAATGTAGTAATTGATTTTATTCAAAATAATTACTCCGATTCAATATCCATTGATGATATGATACAGAATATCCATATTTCAAAATATCATTTTATCCGCCTTTTTCGTAGGATTATGGGTACAACTCCGTATAATTATTTAACGAATTATAGAATAAATAAGTCAAAATTGCTTTTGCGTACAACAAATAAATCAATCTCCGAAATATCCGAAGAATGCGGGTTCCTTGATACAAGTAACTTTATATCACAGTTTAAAAAGAATACCAATCAAAAACCAACCGATTATAGACGCGATTTTACTTAGTTTTTCTTCCCTACTTTTTACTCATACACTCCTGTGGAACGAAAACAGTCTGACGTACGGTAAATATAATTTAACGAAATAGGTAGTGAAATGTATTATGTTAAAATTAAAAAACATTAAAATTACTGATGCATATATTGAGGCTGATTATATACCTGAATGCAGCTCTGAATGCGGTCATATTAAAATGAATAGAGTGACAAAAGAAATTGATGTGAGAAGTGTGATAGGTTTTAGCGACACATATACTCGTATGGCAATAAACGGTTTAGAAAGAATATTATACGACATAAAAAAAGATCCGTCATATACACCGAATGAGCGTTTGGTAATGTGGTACTAATTAAAATTATGATATAAGGAATGATTAAAATATGAAACTTATAGGATTTAAAGAATTAAACGGTTGTAATAGTTGTTTAGAAAGTTTGCATAGTAATATATCTGATGTCGAATATGAAAACAAGGAACAAATATTGAATTATCTAAAAAAAGAAACATTTATCTTTGTACGTTTAGATATTTTGCGTGATATATTTACGGGCGATACCATATCATATGAAAATCGTGTTTTAGGCGATAACGAATACGTATGGAGTGATGAACTAATATATTACGTAGAAAAATACAATGCAAAGTTGCCTAACGAATTTGTAAATCATATATTAAAATCATATTAAAATATGTTTTCACCCAATGTAGTTATAATGTCATATGGTTAAGTGCGATTCTAAATATGACATACGAGTTAAAAATGCATTAAAATCTGTTGCAAATGTCAAAAAATATGGTATAATAAAAGAGAATACAGACAGTTAAGAGTGATTTAGAATGAAAGAACTTAAACCATCAACCAAATTAGACGGAACACCTGAAGAAAATGAACGAGCAATTCAAAGAATAATTGATAGCTTAACAGAAGAAGAAATAACGGAAGCAATGTCAGATAAATATGCATACCTTGACGAAGATTAAAAGCACATTTTTAGACGTGCTTTTTTGTATGCAAGAAAAATCAGAATTTTTGTT includes the following:
- a CDS encoding arabinose isomerase, translated to MLVETKAKVGVFSIALGAYLPQFPSLVPEFEAQYDAFKKTLPDTVEIIDGGMVTTKEQSQAAGDLFRAADVDLVFLQLLTYATSYNMLPAVKDLDVPVVLVNIQKLKALDYDHTDIASWLGEGYACGAVGEMVADLERYGKRHAVITGVVEGGDPGVQAEIDDWCRAAQVRRRFRDTNIAQIGRPYPGMMDLYIDESNLYRRMHLYTKQFDWEKMWAIADNITDEDAIRAKAQDILDTFDIEGGGSIEEVWDMAKYVVAFEQWVKDEHLGLIASHYDGYAQGKAGVLDSMLIPAFSMLIKQGTACAVEGDMKVAMAMSILKTISGTGQLAEMYSIDFNDDIAIIGHSGSGDADISDKKPTMKIVKVFHGKTGGGYLTQFYPYTGPVTYLAITQDGDGHFKFIVAEGVNEEGKILSFGDTNMRTRFTCGAREFVNRWSECGPTHHFAAATGRHIDTILKVAKIFNVPVDIVTR
- a CDS encoding ATP-dependent Clp protease ATP-binding subunit, whose amino-acid sequence is MTLCAKCKKNPAVFFITKMENGKTTSEGLCLSCAKELGIAPINQMIDNFGVSDEELENINNQMSEFMESMEGMPGMDGDLSEMLGQISGGEDDEGGAATAPLDAFKDFFNNLGSNSNSDESTEENKKSKDKKQSKKKQKKTMLDTYGTNLTEKAARGEVDRVVNRDAEIERVIQILNRRSKNNPVLLGEPGVGKTAVAEGLACRIYEKNVPPKLFEYQLYLLDFTALVAGTQFRGQFEARLKSLLNEAAERGNVVLVIDEIHNIVAAGDAEGAMSAANILKPALARGEIQIIGATTLTEYRKHIEKDSALERRFQPVLIDEPSIDESIEILKGIKDYYENYHSVKISDDIIEQAVRLSERYITDRFLPDKAIDVIDEAGSRVNLKNKALYDVKLLEDRLDVIEEDIETATDDGDFEKIANLKTEKLKVEKDIETAENEAKKAEITFDDIAAVIEGWTKIPVHRLTEDESTKLLNLESRIHERVIGQNEAVEAVSRAIRRGRADITTRKRPVSFIFAGPTGVGKTELVKTIAEVMFDNEESLIRIDMSEYMEKHSVSKLIGSPPGYVGYDDAGQLTEKVRRKPYSVILLDEIEKAHPEVFNLFLQILDDGRVADSHGKIVNFENTIIIMTTNAGSEFKSAAAGFNSNDEVKLDDNVDKSLKQFFKPEFLNRIDEIVTFKPLTKENLRQIIDLLLKDIHAKLAEKDAKLVVTDEAKELILEKGYDKRYGARPLKRAIQKLLEDKLSILSLTGQITSGCVITADRKDNEITLTAVSNLLEN
- a CDS encoding TIGR01212 family radical SAM protein (This family includes YhcC from E. coli K-12, an uncharacterized radical SAM protein.), with the protein product MENKFKYSNDNKRYHTWNYHLQRKFGGKVFKVALNGGFTCPNIDGKKGVGGCIYCSSSGSGDFAGDPSHNILTQFEEVKERMHKKWHEAKYIPYFQAHTNTYAPASVLRERFEPVLKQDNVVGISIATRADCLEDDVLDYLSELNERTYLVTELGLQTVFDETGEKINRCHTYAEFLDGYKKLQDRNINVCVHLIDGLPGETTDMMLESAKAVAKLNPHCVKLHLLHVLKNTRLADMYARGEFELMTLEDYVETIVNQLEVFSEETVIQRLTGDGGRDSLVGPLWSLKKFVVLNEIDKLMVKRDTYQGVKYGE
- a CDS encoding AraC family transcriptional regulator: MSKYEEKITDNSLWYTATPTPLTLTLPFYITEAGHFRAEADYKVERDEHDSYLLLYTIKGSGTVVSDKVSLAALPHNAVMINCHNYHKYFSNNEEWEFIWIHLKGSAVAAMFDILYPNAVNIISVKDFLSFEQQLSELICNVTKNDVLSSISTSSQIHDVLNTLVIYTIENEQKSQKRQHSDDINVVIDFIQNNYSDSISIDDMIQNIHISKYHFIRLFRRIMGTTPYNYLTNYRINKSKLLLRTTNKSISEISEECGFLDTSNFISQFKKNTNQKPTDYRRDFT
- a CDS encoding glycosyltransferase family 2 protein → MSDGSMFLTVFSIILQVFSLSIGIYYLIVGITGFLPIKDKNKKISDKTHKFALIISAHNEEVVIGNMVESLKQLDYPDDAYDIFVIADNCDDNTAKAAEDAGALVYVRNVPELRGKGHALEWMFDKLYKMDEQYDYISVFDADNLVDKNYLKAMNERANQGFKVVQGFLDSKNPYDSWITAAYSFCFWSVNRIFQLSRYKLGLCCELSGTGFIIALDTLKKLGWGATCLTEDMEFTMKLSLNDTRVAFAYDAVVYDEKPLTLKQSWRQRVRWMQGHCDVASRYFFKLIKKGIKERKLSCIDCAVYLVQPIRIIATGIITFFAYAQTFHPDGDLGFIQLSYIFGNSWLWNVIVILQFCYTPFVIWYERREFKPKMVFYYFTYILYNFTWVPIAIQGMIGKNKTEWSHTKHTRTISMEELNRLNSK
- a CDS encoding helix-turn-helix domain-containing protein, translating into MDALYEKKIGNKIRSIREKRKITQEELSAKLQVRGCDITRSALAKIEVGQRHIYPDEIRHFKEILNVEYDDLFNV
- a CDS encoding DUF1540 domain-containing protein, whose product is MACCNGEKNESIKCTVTQCANHCDSADYCSLSSIQVGTHEANPTMVECTDCNSFELKK